The genomic region ATATGTAGGCAGAAAAGAAAACCTAAGGATAGAAAGACCCAACACTCGGGAATTAAACTACAATGGAAATTGTTGTACTGTATGCATTAAATAGCATGCATCAATACTGTCATAATGATATATTTTGGAATAGTAACTAGTCAACTTGCATGGGGGATGAGGATGGGTCCCAAGATACTCCCCGAAAAAAAACGATTTTGACTGTTAGTTGAAATACTCATTATTGAAATATATTCATTAGCCGTGAAGCAGGGTACCTAAAGACTAATCAGGCCAATCAAACTTTGGGTCAGGATCTGTGCAATTTCATAAAGCATGTGCATCACCAATACATTTAAAATTGACCTGTATGGCTTGGGTTGTCACTACTGACAAACAGGTTAGGGacaagaaaagcaggaagtagtgttctcgcTATTATGTTCGATATCCCTTCACtccatagttatagttacatagttagatcgggttgaaaaaagacaaagtccatcaagttcaacccttccaaataaaaacccagcatccagcctttatacattacatattttgcctaactaactatactgaaaaaaaattaatgtctGCCTAAAATAAACCCTCTATTtagcaaagaataaaaaaaaagccaaatagtAATGCCTATAGGAGAAATGTAATAACACATTTTGCTTGCCGCCAACATAACCACTGCAAAGTATGGAAAAGCTACAACCATTGCCACTTACTATTATTAACGTGAAAAGTTCTCCTGCTTACTCCTGGACAAATACTACAAgttcctgaaaattttgtaacCATTGTATACCTATATCTTTATAAAAACAGGCATCTTGCTTTCATCATTATTTTAATGGTTTGATGGGCTTCTCTCAGTGAAAATCTAGTTTCCATCTTCCATACAAAACAGCTTCATTGCTTGACCGCTGGCTACTTATTCCATGTATGATTCTTTGTGTTTCCTTCTAATATTACTATTACTATGGCTACTATGGGCTCTCTTGGATGTTGTTCAGATCTATGCACTTTAATTCTCCATGCTCATGGCTGACCAAATTTGATACTTATTTACGATTGCACTGTTCTAACCATTGAGTTGCCTTTTACTGGTTATGCAACCTTCTTCCTTTTCCTATTTCTTGATTtccacaattttctttttttctcctattgCGCCCCCCCCCCTTTCTATGGTATATTTCTCCCTTCGTGCAGATTGCTTGAAACATTAAAATgacttttcttaaaggagaacaatcgtgaaaatgaaaatttaaaattagctttagcatactgaaataagaaactttctaaatacaatcaattaaaaagccccctataagatattttggatctaactgtaaatgactgacacccaactcctgcatgaaaacagaatgaagagaaacagatgctgagagaggaatagtgaatataaacttgattatttcagaaccaatgcagaatttttaattgattgtatttagaaagcttcatATTTCAGTGTgaggaagctaatattaaatttccatttttcacgatagttcccctataATATCCACCCTGTActattgaaaatgttaataaaaacaattgaaaagaaaacatttctatatTTGGCACAGTCTATTCActcacttttatttttacactgatcagTGTACTTTGAgtaagattttctttattttagattTAGCGTTTCACTGGATACAGGAGCAAATCTACTGAAATCAATTACTTAACTTGATCAGAATGTGAAATACTTACCCAGAACACATCGTAAATCAGCAGCCCTGAAAGCAGCAGACAGGATACTTTCAGACTAGGAAGGCGCACAAAGGCAATCATTGCAACACACAGTCCCATGGCTAGAGCTGCAAGAAGACAAAGGCCAGCATTTCTGAATAATTCCTTATACAATAAAACTATTATGCATTTGCCAAAAAAGCACTGCTGTAAAAATGGAACCCTGCAATAACCTAATGCCACATGCAGTTAGGGCACTTCAGTGACCAATAAAAATGTCATTGCTGTTTATTACTGTTCAAGAATGACAATGGGCTAGCTGGGAAGAGAAAGCACTGCCTGGTGTAATGTAAATCAAAAAGGTCTATCACATACAAGGAGGCTGCAAGGCTGGAGATGTTGAGGGATGTCACCACTAacaacagcataataaataaagaaccagtactagaattttttttttttcaattacagaaagcatgatttttttttaaattttaaaaataccCTTACTTAAAAGTGTAAGgacaaaatatcaataaaatgaaTGAACCAGACATTGTAGGACTGTATGTTTATGGGACAGATTAAAGGTAAATTCAGATATCGGAACAAATGATAAAAGAGGCCGCATTAATTTCCTTGTCAAAGAATACAAAACACTTTAGCGGTATGGCAGAGAAATTATTTAGAGGGCTACTGAAATCAATTACAAACCTTTACATCCAAATTAACCTTCAGGAgaagagttggttaaagcacataTGGAGGAGGAAAGCAAATAGCCATCTCCACTAGGTCTGGTGATATATACTAATACACCAAAGGAATAAGTGTAATACTTTagggtcaaaggtttttttttttttgtttttttttaaatgcttctgGATACTTTAGGATTTTATTTGCCATAACAGATCGTTTATACAAACTCCAAAAAATAAGGATTTCTTTGTATGGCTTTTGTTGTTTCCATCTTCATGGTCCCTGATCGGATCAATATTCAGTTTTAAACTAAAGCTCATATTTACTATTCCTTTAGCAGAGAAAGCAGCATGAAAACTGTCACACATATTAACACATGTAAAGATACAAACATAATAAGAATGTGTGAGTAGCATAGCCTGTGCTAATACGCGAAACTTAATAAAAAGGGGAACTGCTGGGATATATTTCACTTATCACACTGTGAAAGTGTTGGCTTCATGTAGGATTTCCTCCTTACAATTAAAATATTAACTTACCATCCATGAGCAGCCAGTGACCCGTGAGCACCCAAATAAGGACAAGCATCAGAGACAGAGAAAAAGACAGCAGCTCTGCAACTGTGAAACGGCCACAGCAGCCGAAGGAAATTCTGCAAAGTAGCACAGTTTACAGTCAATACAGAATTTATAGAACTCTCAAGAGAGAACATTCATTTTGGTAAAGAGGCTCAACAACCAACAATATATCGTAGAAGAGAAATGGACAATATGTTAGAATAATAAACTGATCAGAATGAGGCTGTGGCTAATCTGCCAAATCAGAACACTTGGTTAAAAATTAGATAAGCAAATTTTAAGCCCAACCATTATACTTTGAAATGAAGTAGTGCATACTTACTTATTCTGAGTAGAACAAGGCCGGGTTAAATACTGGCACATAGGGAGCAAAAGGAAGGCAAACGCTATAGTTGCAAGAACTGGAAAAGAAATCAAACTTCACTTTAATATCAGAACATGAACACTGCATTCCCTCATCACAGCAGAACAATACTCACCAGCAGTGCAAATAGTGAAGACAACTTGAACAGAGTCAAAGAAGAAAAACATGACCAAGAGAGAAACCGATGCTCCAATGGGGAGGAACAAAGCCTGAGTGGAGTCAATAGTCTGGATACCTGAACAAGAAAGACTTGGTTAAGATTATGGCTTTGACTACTGTACCTACCACAAAACCTACTAAGTGACCCATTTTTTATCAACACATGCCATCTTCACTATTGTGTCAGAGCTTTGAATCAAACAACTCTGCAAAGCACCTTCACTTTGATCCAGTGAAGTGTCAAAGATCAGAGCTTCAGGTGGACCACCAGCCTCTCTCAAAAGAAATCCCATGGACAGGAACTATTACATAAGACCAGTTGTCACTCACCACATACATCATATCCCCATTCATTAATAGAATGGGAATTGATTTCACAAGAAACATATTAACATAACTTGTGCTTCAATTTGAAATCTACatgtccattgacttttttttttgcttcccttcaatgtttttatgttcactttgcttttatttgctgtatttttgtCTCAATAGAGAAATCAGTGCTATCACAAGCAGTTTTTCCTCCAAAACGTggatgttttctttctttctagagAGAGGCTGCTGGACCagcaaaaaatgcaataaatagcAGGGCAGTATATCCATCTGGTCAACATGATATGACTAAATAAGAAAGATTATGTTTAGCACAAGTGCTATTGTTTTAGTCATGAAAAAtccatggtttttgttatttcttgagctacacaagaaaaataaggaaacaagttcagtggcgatcctagaagaggtgggcgggccctggtgcgtgacgcacagccgggccccgcccccctctgtacgcccACATGTTCAGCAGAGAACGGACTGCCagaggggccctgagggggtgcaggccaggCTCCCCCGCTAGTTCCACCACTGCTGAAGTTAAGCTGGCTGTACATATAAGAGCTGCTCGTCTGGCTagattgccaaatgagcagacctTTGTCCCGATTTGGCGAAATTGGGCTGATCCGAACGGTTGGCCCCCAGGCCAACAATAAGACGTAATAGAAGACTATATGCAGGCTCATTGGAAAAGAGCCAAGTCAACATGCTGATGTGGTCCATTGCTGCTGGAATTTTAAAACAGGCCAGATAACTGTCCGGGAGCACTATTCATTGAACCTATGTGGAAAAtgagtatactgcccctttaaataattcagaAGGGATAAAAAGCCAAGTGGCACTGAAAATAAAAGCACCAGAAAGAATGAAATTCTAGTTATATTATAGGGAATCAGGACAAAAAAATCAATGTTGTGTTCTATCACTGCCAATAGTTACTATAAGGGTGACCATAATAATCAACCACATAGGTTAGGATAGGTACAAATGAGGTCAGATGGTTTTGATACAtgcacaacagaaaaaaaaaagaactattgTCTCACTGGAGTATGAATGCACTGGAAATGCCTATACCACACAGAAACAATATTTCATGGCCAGGGTAACTGAGCCATATATTTTCTTTCCCAAGAGAATAACATTGCCTCCCATTGCATTTCACGTATGTAAATACTCCTGtgagacatttttgaaaatcctTCCTCACTGTTATTAGAGCTGTTTCCACTAAAAGCACCGGTAGAACTATTGCTGTCCTTGTCTTGATTTTCAAAGTCCATATTGAGGGACCTGGAGGGGAGAAACAGCGAGGGTTAAAATCAGAGTGGTAGTACTAATAACAATAGTACTAACAACAATAGTAAGCAGAGCAAGTTAGTTAAATGCagcaaactatttaaaaaaaatagggtatgatttttatttgctgtgaagcaaaaaataataatttaccaAGCATAAGATTAAAATAAATGGTTCTGTGGTTTACCCAATAGCCTTAATAAATAGACAAACAAAAAAGCCTTCATTTTATACTCATAGCTCCTGTACCTTGGGGTAAATCAGACACCAGATTATAGTTAAATCTTCCGAATTTTACATTGTATAAAGCACTAGTAATACTATACAACATCCATTGTGAAGCGATTcactttccatagtgggtggtttACAGATTTTCTGGAAAGTAGAAGGGATACAAGTCTTACAACCCATCACTTAGGAATTAGGGGAGGGAGGGATGGCATTTCACTttgagcttaaaggggacccgtcaccccaaaaaaatattccaaatcctattttatcatgttagtcaagcaaaatgaactttaattacactatataaaatatttgcatcttgtccatcagtctgggaattcataattatagcaagcaggcaggagccattttgtggacactgttattaagacaagccgtgcatcatctcagaatcttgtttgtgcatcagtatggagaacctgatgtccatccccatgccctggctacacaattacatgGTACAGAGAGTGGGGGGTGGTGgggggttcaccttccaaacacttttttcagttcatttgtattcagtttgttccccagaaataaagattttttttccccaattgctttacatttgtttttttcccaattgcTGTCCATTTTTTACTTTTCCCCAAAAGTAAGTTAAATGTtcccgtctctggtgtttcagtctggcagctcagtgatccagatgcagattttgaactgttacaatttgctacatttagttgatacaattagttaatacatttctcggCAGCATCTACTGACTATTAGCAACTAGcatatcaattctaacaggtacctttaaaagggctgttcatcttcaaagactttttttcagttcagttggtttcagactgttcatcagaaataaagacttttttaccaattactttctattttctatttgtgactgtttttctaataccaaaaaaggctgagagcagcagagctaATGCTCCATGTGCCCTCAGCCTAGAAGGGAACTGGTTTGACTTGAATCTGTAGAATTCTCAATGAAAAAAATCCTATTCCTTTAgaagttcagatttttttttattcaccattttttacataagcccaactgaatgagctcatgtcaaaaaaagGTGGGcatattttcctgttttatttttaaatgtaattgcattgaaagcagtgtttgccaGTCCCTTTCTCTTCACTGCTTGCTGACATCTGTTGATAACAGACCACCGAAAGAGCATGTATGGCATTTTTGGAGCTTTTGTTACAGTAGACTTGGCTTCTGTAATATTTTTTGAACTAGCAGTGCAAAAAGGAACAAACATTGCTTCACATTCTATTACacctaacattaaaggggtggtacaacTTCTTGTGAGTTTGATGAGCTGTGCTAAACAGTTTTTGCCTATTTTATTATCATGAAAAATCCATGGTTTAAGACAGAAAGCATGCTTGGTATAATccctgtatattaaaaaataagtgaacattttattttaaaatccctaaaaataaataatttcctcAATACCCAAAATTGAAATACCACTCTCCCTACACTGATTTTAAGGCCATAGAGAAGCTGAACCCTGCCCCTAAAATCTGTAACTTACTTATCTAGTGTGAAGTCCATCCCCTCTGAGCTTTCCTTCTAGATTGAACAGGAAGTTGGTCAAAGGAGTACCTACTGCACATACCTAACTGATTTCCATGGGAGCAGGAGGCAATAATCATGCCCAGTAGTCAACTCTGACTGACTTCCTGTTCAAACTAGAAGGAAAGCTCAATATACTAAAGTGGAAAGAGCTTCACATCAAATGAGAACATAATTCATTTACACTGCAGGGCTCATCTTAGAAATGATAGACTAGATGTAGGGAGAGAGGAATGTCCTTCTGGAGGTTGTTTAGAGTCTTTAGGAATTGTAAAAGCAAGACTAATGATAAAGTAGTGAGTATACGGTCCCTTTgagatcaatatttttttttttaagaataatggaaagctgcttaaaattacattcaattatttataAAACTACCAACTAACATTCAGCAGCCATGTATAGATATGTACTACCAAAAAGTAGTATGAGCAGTGCCCATTTTAAGAGAAGACAAAAAGGCCTATTATTTTAACCTTTTTGGAGTATGTTCCACTGTCCacattttaatagggatgcaccgaatataggatacggcctttttcagtaggattcggcccaatccttgtgcctggccgaattgaatccgaatttgcatacataaattaggggcgggtagggaaatcacatgacttttcatcacaaaagaagaattttttccactttttcctttcctgcctctaatttccatatgcaaattaggattcggccgaatctgtcaccaaggattcggctgaatcccaaatagtggattcggtgcatccctacattttaataaatatattgttggGAAATCTTGAGGACTGCGCACCCACTAAAAACTACAAATGGTGAGCTTGGAGCGGCTACATTTTGCATTGCTTATCTTCCCATGTACAGATAAGGACAAGCCATCAAACAAAAGAGCAAGGACTTTCATGAAAGAGAACAATAAAATTTAATTCTAGTTAGAGGAACAGTAAcggcaaaaaatgaaagtcttaattaaagcaataaaaatacaatgtactgttatgctgcactggtaaaactcagaaattctataatttaataacaatttatataaacaagctactatgtagccatgggggcagccattcaaagctgaaaaaggagaaaggcacaggatacacagcagataacagatacaatctgtagtatacaatgggattcttcagaacttctgttatctactgtgcatcctgtgttTGCATGGActcccccatgactacacagcagattgtttgtATAAAGttttagttgtgtttctgaagcatgcAGTTCTATAAAGATAGCACCTGGAGCAAAATACAGAAAAGTGCAGCTAGGGGCTGCAACTTTGTGTGTGTATCTACCGTATATATGGGACAttaaaacaggacattatattgtcattccttgaaaacacttttaattatttttgcttttaatagGATCCATTATTTTTTCATGCCAAGTTATTTATTGGTTAATATtaccattttctttgtttttattagtttgtACATGTCAGTTACAATCCAATGTATTTGAAACAATTAAGAGTTATAATATAGTAAGTACACAAAGTCAttcacgtacacacacacacactgcaaccCCCACCTGAACAAGTTATATTTGTGGAGATTCCAGAGAATAACCTACACTGTAAATTCATTGAATTTCTATATAAcataccaattattttttttttaaagaatccttGATATACAGAACACGGTCTGTGGTATTCTCTTCTATTCACCCACAAGTGGATAATGGAAAAATTTGTAATTGTGTTgaaaatgaaaggggttgttcaccttccacctttcagttcagttggtttccgataggtcaccagaaataaatactttttccaattactttatatattttctatgtgtgactgtttctCTAATAttgcaaagtgtaatttttcaccttctaaagcagctctgagaagGGGAAGTCGTCATCTctctaaattgttctaaattgatacatttagttgatacatttcttatccttgTCCCAAataagcagaatctctgggttttattacaggcagctgttagaattgttacaatagttgctaatattccacagatactgctgagaaatgtatcaactaaattttaaCAGTTAAGGCCCCAGATACATCCGCGCAGTTTGCAccacagtgattttttttgttttttaaaaagttgaccGCTGTGTAATACACTTGCATAAGTGCCATTGCCTAAACTTGAAGCCGCTAAGTGTATTTACACTGAggttagcttttttaaaaacttgacctaAAACGCTGCATATAAACGTATGTGTGTCCATacccttagagcagggatccccaaccttttgaacccgtgagcaacattcagaagaaaaagcagttggggagcaacacaagcatgaaaaatgttcttgggctgccaaataagtgctgtgattggccatttggtagcccctatgtgaattatcaacctacattgaggctctgtttggcagtacacatggtttttatgcaaccaaaacttgcctccatgcttggaattcaaaaataagcacctgctttgaggcccctgggagcaacatccaagggcttggagagcaacatgttgctcacgagctactggttggggatcaccgccTTAGAGTGTGCttttgaattactgagctgtcagattgAAACACCAAAGACTGggatattaaactttaaacttagattttggaaaaaataaaagatggaaagaaattgaaaaagtctttgtttatagtgaacaatctgaaaacaactgcactgaaaaaatgtatactttaaaaaaaaatgtactttaagtATAAAAGTAGTTTTCTAGCAAGTAATATTGGCAAGATTAAAGCAGAACATTGATAGGATTTAACAACGTTTGGGAATGGAAAGTAAcagaaaaaagcatttttatagaACTGATAAGCAGTGAAAACAGATAATACTATACCTGAAGCTGCCATATACGATGAGAAGAATTGAAATCAAGAATGTGGAAACTTGACTGGAATCCACCAAAGAATATGCCCTGCGAAAATACAAAAGGGAACATTGATGTTATATGCAAGAAAGACACTGTAAAAACACCATATGCCAACTGGTTCATCTCAGAATATACATTCAGGAGTCTCCATTTATTAGGAAATAATGGGGCCGGGGTGCCCAAAAAGCTGACCTTACACAGTAGATACAAAATTGGTAAACAGTAAATGTATCTTGAAATGGTACACAGTGGCTGATCCCCATGGCCCTAGAAGGctattcacttttatttttacagcacagaCACATTACACTACTCTATTGATTAGTCTTCACTTTATTCTTACTCAGGaaaagggtacaggtatgggacctgttaaccagaatgctcgggacctggggctttccaataacaggtctttccataatttggatcttcaaaccttaagtctactagaatatcattagaacattaaataagcacaatgggctggttctgcttttaaaaagcattaattatatcttagtttggatcatgtacaaagtactgttttattattacagaaaaaaggatatacattttaaaaaatgtggattatttggctttggatataatggagtctatgggaaccagcctttctgtaattcgaagctttctggataacgggtttccagataatggatcccacacctgtacttttcAATTAAATACAACACTATTTACCTAAGTGTAATGCCATTAATGGAGAAAATCAATGAGGTGGTTTCAATTTGATTGGgaccaataaaatgtttaatcTACCTCTGCCTGGTCCACCTGTGATTTTAGCgcagacacacggtcagattcagggagattagttgtctggcgacaaatatcctcttcttctggggcgactaatctcccgaactggcttcccgccggctagaatgtaaattgctggcaggatggcaaacagagctcttcgttttccgaagtcaacccaaagtttccttctgaggcaacttcggaaaatgaagctttcagagtgccattctgccggcgaatttcattctagccgacgggaaggcagttcgggagattagtcaccccaaagaagaggagatttgtcgccgggtgactaatctaaCCAGATCTGAccgagtgtctctgcccttaggtttcctttaaattacattttttatgacaGTGTTGCAACTGAGGTAGTAAAGCCTAACTTTTTCTTAACATCTAGGCATTCTTTAGATAAGATAAGACTTTCATATCTATATAGTATATAGCTAACCTATATGTTACAACACAACAGGACTGGGTGAAGGTAGAAGAAGCATATTAGTCATGCAAATTAGTCGCCCAAATTCTACAGTAAGCATCATGTAGGGatggaaaaaggtttatcactaCAAAAAGATGTCCTGATTAGTCTTCGGTCATTGCTGGATGTTTAGCTAGTATGATAGCTTAGGGCACACATTGTTGGTCCACAGAAAATAATTTGGCTGGAGCagtatttgtactgcatacttaCTTCTAAGACAATTTTTATTAATCTAAGGTTAAtagcaaatgtaattgctattgaaagcaattgGTCACTTTCTCCAATGTCTGCCCAAACTACTTGTACCCTTAAAGCCCTGCAATGGtggtcagctctcctccagcaaaCACTCCAAAGGGAGGGTTGGTTAGAGGAAAGGATTTCAGCTATCCTATTATGTATTCTGGCAAGCCATGAAGAGGACAGCTTTCTACAGCAGTTACAAGTCTAAACCtgcacaatgtaggtctctatgaaaaatattgcataaaactgctcattcgtaaaaccctgtttcatgttgattaaccatttttataataattatttttcagtagttTGTGTCATTGGTTAATCCTacatagaaaattaccatttaaagaaccaagggccaccccctgagatctaACGAttcacaaacaaagcaaacaaatttGAAGTGTACACTAACATAAGTAGAAATCCTGAAATAATATCGAATTCAACGCAGGGTTGGTAAATTTGTGTAAGATTTGCAAACGCCAGCCTATTAAAAACTATAGCCTGTTTAACCAGGTCTGCCTGTTTTTTTAAGACAGCAATTGTAAATGTCTGcagattttagaaacaaataaaCACCACCCTTTTCTTTGAATTCAATTTACTTTTCCTCAACGACAGAGACAGAAGTTactaatattaattatttaatttgcaCAACATCACAGCCAAGTGTAACATAGGATGTTTATTGTAACTCGAGTTCAATGCCTTGAATGACACAGGGTGTAGCTATCAACCCACTGTTAGGGCAACGCCTGCCATTCAGACAAAGGAACTGCCCATGCCTGTCTCTGACCTCCCAGTTTTCAGGCCAAGAGTATTTATTAACAACACTGAAGTCTCAGTGCTATCTGTGTCTGCTTCGTAGACAAGGGATTCCAGCATGGAGCTCCCGTTAAACTTCCAGGCTCAAGACACATAAAGCTCTGTCCCAGATGTACAATAAGTACATTCTTGTTCACCACAACAgcccatcctcctcctcctctccactACTACCACATTCGAGTGACTGGCACACTCAGACTGGAGTCGGCTGGTAACCCAAGGGCGAACATAAAGAACATCACACAATACAGGTGCTGCTATgtggttctttaaaggggttgttctcctttgagttaatgtttagtatgatatacGTATATGTTGTACCAAACATTTATAGCAGAGCAAACGGCCCAAGGCTTCACATTACATGTTATTTACTTTTGACATTTACAATTGAGGAAATAAATCATGTTAAAATCTCATCACAGATCCTGCTGCCTTAACAAAACAATGGCACTTATCTATTTAAAAGGATACGTAACAGTGAAAAATTAAAAggttaaacatatatttaatatagagTACTcaacctgcactggtaaaaaattgagtttgcttcagaaacactactacagcaTATGCAagtaagctgctgtatagccaagggggcagccatctGGGCTGGAATTGCTgtagcacttaaaggaacagtaacatcaaaaaattaaattttt from Xenopus laevis strain J_2021 chromosome 1S, Xenopus_laevis_v10.1, whole genome shotgun sequence harbors:
- the sppl3.S gene encoding signal peptide peptidase-like 3 is translated as MAEQTYSWAYSLVDSSQVSTFLISILLIVYGSFRSLNMDFENQDKDSNSSTGAFSGNSSNNSIQTIDSTQALFLPIGASVSLLVMFFFFDSVQVVFTICTAVLATIAFAFLLLPMCQYLTRPCSTQNKISFGCCGRFTVAELLSFSLSLMLVLIWVLTGHWLLMDALAMGLCVAMIAFVRLPSLKVSCLLLSGLLIYDVFWVFFSAYIFSSNVMVKVATQPADNPLDVLSRKLHLGPNVGRDVPRLSLPGKLVFPSSTGSHFSMLGIGDIVMPGLLLCFVLRYDNYKKQATSDSCNSQGAAISGRMQKVSYFHCTLIGYFVGLLTATVASRIHRAAQPALLYLVPFTLLPLLTMAYLKGDLRRMWSEPFHAKTSSSRFLEV